The genomic interval CAAGGCTGGGATGTATTGGAatatggctcccaatattaccagttagattgtgcctgggccagtctgacccttgctgctgggccaaaggcagcaactgtggtgtgtcaccccagagataccttggcttgctggagattgcagctgggcactgaacaagtccaggcttgttaggaactctgtttacctcaggaggagagcttcaggcgatggtgaagagaaaaaggagaggattctgctggagggtttaatgtccagaggtttattccatggttacagaggtctgaacgtgagcaactgctccaacagaatcccggccgcatggtctcattcaccttttaagctcagggacagggggaggggaggtacaggtgagccaccaaccaggtgagaggggcagggtctcaggggaagatgacacccagacaggccaatgccccccaggcctgaggggcatcctttgaacttgaccaaccacacgacgccttgctggaatgttcagcctgattgacaggactcactcagcatgggggcaagggggaagggagagaggtacaggcacacctgggaaagtgacctggaaggccaaaatgggacattacagcacaccacaacagggaTGGATCCctctccctgcctccccctcGGGAGCTGGCAGGGGAGTGCCGGCAGCTCAGGCTGTGGGACGCTCCGGGCTCGCTGCCATGCGCTGGGAGAGGCGTCATGGAAGATTATCCTCCTGCCAGCCACTCCAGGGCTGGCAGCCACTCAGCCCTCAGCCCACAGAGCAATCTCTATCAGCCTGCCCTCGAGCACTGCATTTGCTCTCCTCCCTGTCACCAAAATAAGTTTCCTCCTCAGCTCTCAGGTGTGTCTTTACTGCCGGGAGGGGACACACCCCGGGGTcagcagctgtccctgctgctccaatGGACTCCTGAGCTCAGTGGCACTCAGATCTGTGCAAAGAACAAACCAACCACCCTACCTGATGAGGAAGAAGCCGATGAGGCTTCATCTGTCTTGCTGAATTCCTCTGTCTCGTTGCTGGTTTCCTCTCTGGATATGCTCATGGCTGTCATCTGATGGGTCACAGGAGTCTGAGCGCTGGGAGCATGTGCAGCAgacaaacaaaaagagaaaacacaAGTATTTTCATTTGATAGACAGTTAGTTATGTGGGAGAGACCTTCAGCCCATAAAGTTTATTTCCTTATATTCAAAAGTAGGTCAGGAGCACAGCAGGTCAATTCCCCTTGAGATCGGGGATCAAAGTTCTTTATAGACATAGATGGAATGAATCTGTGATGATCTCAGTTTCCTTTTGCACCCAATTATATCTCAAAGACAAGGCAACAGCCTATCCAAACaagtccagggggagaaaaaCACAGTTATGAGTCAGGGCTGTAATGTGATGGTAGAGCTCAGTGCAGCTCTGTCCTCCTCCCCATCAAACAGGCCCAAGGTCTCTAATcctgctgtcacagctcccagACTGGGTCACCAGCAGGTGCTTTCACTTAGAATCACACGACATTCTGAGCTGATGATCCTCATGACCTTTCCAAGTCCAACTCTTGGCCCTGGacaggaaaaccccaaaaatcccaatacCTGTGACTGAGCAGAAACTGAACAGTTGAACAGAGCCAGGGACAAACAAGGTGCACTGGCTCCAGGAGAACCAAGATAATTTACTACCAACCCTCTGATACCTCACTCTACACATcagacatcagcagcagcagattgAGGGACATTTCAATCTTCCAAATAAACCAGAGTCATAACACAAAGTCTGACCCAGCCTGTTCACAGTCATATAAAAAATAACAGCCTGTCCCTTGTGTTCCAGAGCTGGATTTCAGCAGGGTTTAGATCCCCTCCCCTGCCGACTCTGCCCCTACCTGGCTTTTGCATCCTcaggtgtggagtctccctctgcACACTGTCCTGCAATGGCCTCGGGGGccatggggctgctgctgggaccACTGGGTGCTGTGAGACAAGAGCAGGCTTGGTCAGGTCTCTGGGCAGTACCAGCCAGTTCCTCAGGTGCTGAACAGTCAAGGAGAAAGCAGAACAAGCACTTCCAGCAGGCCTTACACTCCTGTTCCACACTGGAGCTGGGAGAGCACACCCCTGTTGGGATCACTCCCATATCCCTGTTCCTACTCCAAATTTGTGCCAAATTTGGGACTCTGTGGGACACCAGGGCTGTCTGGATCTTGAACCCAATGGCACTTTGTAACTTCTCCAAGGTGTAAAAACCAGATCCTCATCTGCTGAAAGGAACAGGCTTCAACAGACACATATGGGTTTGTGTCAGCTGAGGATCTAAGCTGGGGTCTTAGGAAGAGCCTTTGTCAGGAGAAGTCATGTTCCTGAGCATATTTTGTGTGGGTGACTCAAGGGAAGCCATGATGAATTCCATGACTCCCAGGAATAAACTGTGGAAGAACTCTCAGAGGCATTTCTCACTCTGTACGTGTGGTACTGCACAAACCCCCAGCAAAAGAAATCCCTGCTCACATTTGCAGGAGAGcatccttcccctgctcccatcCCAAGTGCAGGAAACAAACCTTGTAAGTCATGGCTTTTAGATATCACACTGTTAAGATAAGAATATAATAAAAATAGGCCAAATAAAACTTCATTGTGGGGCTTTGTCATGGTTCCCAGCAGTCAGCACCTCATCAGGGAGCAGGAAATAGCTGAAAGCTGGGATCACCATTAGCACATGTGAAATTCTGCAGTTTACTGGGAGGTGCTGGCTGGCATGGGGCTTCACAAACTGGTGAGACTGGGAAGAAAGCAAGTGCCCCTCCTGACAGGGAACAGAAGTGCTTGAGGGCTTGGGTCCTTGATTTAGAGCCCTGGGTATCCATAGAAAGGGAAAGATGATTTTTCAAGGAGGGGGTAAATCTGGTGGCCAAGCAATTGATTGAACACAGTTTGGACCCAGACACCCATTTAGGACAGATTTCCAAGAAAAAAATCCTCTACCTGGAGGGCTTATCCGgtcactgctctgctgcctctgcaggaACTCCTTGTAGCACACGGAGCACATGCCGTTGGTCCGGGGGCTGCCGTAGAAGCCGCAGCCCGTGGTGCACAGCAGAGGCACCTGCGTCTGGTTGGTCTCCTGAGCCATCCTCGCCCCTCCGAGGCACCGAGCT from Melospiza melodia melodia isolate bMelMel2 chromosome 7, bMelMel2.pri, whole genome shotgun sequence carries:
- the LOC134420640 gene encoding AN1-type zinc finger protein 5-like — its product is MAQETNQTQVPLLCTTGCGFYGSPRTNGMCSVCYKEFLQRQQSSDRISPPAPSGPSSSPMAPEAIAGQCAEGDSTPEDAKASAQTPVTHQMTAMSISREETSNETEEFSKTDEASSASSSSGTLLEISQNTAEGKTASEKPKPKKNRCFTCRKKIGLTGFDCRCGNLFCAIHRYSDMHACPYDYKAEAAEKIRKENPIVIAEKIQKL